The Rhodococcus rhodochrous DNA window GCACCGAGCGTCAACCCCGCGACCTTGTCCTCCACGGCGTCCTTCGCGGTGAGGAACAGAACGGGCGCGTCGATGCCGTCGGCGCGCAGGCGACGCAGCATGCCCATGCCGTCCATGCCGGGCATCATCACGTCGAGGATCACCGCGTCGGGCCGGAAGCGACGCGCCTTGTCGAGTCCTTCGGCGCCGTTGCTCGCGGTCTCCACCTCGAAGCCCTGGAACTTCAGGCTCACGGACAGCAGTTCGACGATGCTGGGCTCGTCGTCGACGACGAGCACTCGCGCTTCGGGAATCCGGTCGGTCACGCATCGATTGTCGCGGGTGAGGCTGACGCCCCGCTCGAGGAAGCCTGGCAGTTTCATGTGAGTCTCCCGATTGCCAGCGAACTGCCAGGAAACCTCCAAGGCTCCTCGAGGTGACGGGTGTGTGCTGTCGGGGTGAACAACGGCTTCCAGCAGACCGCGAGCAAACTGCACGCGTTCAACCGGTACGAGATCAAGTACTTCGTCGACGAGATGAAGGTGCCCGAGCTGCGGCGCGAGCTCGCCGCCCGGATGGACACCGATCCGCACTCCCCGCACGGCGGGTATCCGGTGACGTCGCTCTACTACGACACCCCGGATCTGCGGTTCTACTGGGAGAAGATCGAGGGCCTGAAGTTCCGCCGCAAGGTGCGCATGCGGCTGTACGGAGATCCGGCCGCGTGTACCGACGACACTCCCGTGCAGGTCGAGATCAAGCAACGCGTCAACCGGGTGACCCAGAAGCGTCGCACCGCCCTCCCCTACTGCGTCGCCCTGCGATGGCTGAACGGACGTGAGGACATCGAGTGCGACGACTCGCAGCGGCCGTTCGTCAACGAGGTCTCCGGCCTCGTGGGGAATCTGGATCTGCGACCGATCGTGACCACCGGCTATCTGCGCGAGGCGTTCGTCGGACGCGACGCCGACCTCGGCCTGCGCGTGACGATCGACCACAAGGTGCACGGCCGCGACCGCGACTTCCACTTCGCGTCCGGCGCCGAGAACCGCTTCATCATCCCGCCGAAGCTGGCCATCGTGGAGCTCAAGGCCAACGAGCGGGTGCCCTACTGGGCGACGGATCTGACGGCGCGGCTGGACATGTCGGTGATCCGGGTATCGAAGTACTGCCAGTCGGTCGAGGCGTTCGGGCTCGCACCCCGGTCCCGTTTCGGCGCACCGGAACTGGTGCTGCCGGACGGCTTCGATGCGCGGGTACCGGCAGATCTTCTTTCCACCGAGCCGATTCCGGTTCGCTGACTTTCCCTTTTCCGAAACAAGGACGGATATGAATTTCGATTTCCAGGATCTCAGTGGCACGTTCACGACCTTCGACATCGTGGTGTCGCTGGCGTTGTCGTTCGTGCTGTCGAGTGTGATCGCGTGGGTCTACCGCTACACGCACAAGAACGTCTCCTACAGCCAGTCCTACGTGCAGACACTGGTGCTGGTCGGCATGGTCATCGCGCTCATCATGCTGGTGGTCGGATCGAACATCGCCCGGGCGTTCGCTCTCGTCGGCGCGTTGTCGGTGGTGCGATTCCGTAATGCCATCAAGGAAACCCGTGATGTCGGGTTCATCTTCCTGGTGATGGCCATCGGCATGACCACCGGTACCCGCTTCTACGTGCTCGCCATCGCGGCGACCGTCGCGATCTGCCTCGTGCTGCTCATCATGAACAAGTTCAACTGGTTCAAGCTCGACGTGCAGCGTCAGGTGGTCAAGGTGCAGGTGCCGCCGGAGCCCGCCTACACCAGCACCGTCGAGGACGTTCTCATCAAGCACTGCAGTGAATACGAGCTGGTGTCCACCGAATCCGTCCGCGCCGGCGCCCTGGTGGAGCTGTACTACACGGCGCAGCTGAAGAAGGGCACGAGCTCGAACGATCTGATCGCCGCACTGAGCGCCGTCAATGCCGGCCAGCGGGTGAGCGTCCTGACCGGATACGACCAGACCGACCTGTGATGACGGCACCGACACCGCGGCGCCGGCTGCGACACCGGATACCGACCTCGCTGCGTCGGCACTGGAAACTGCCGGTGGCGTTCATCGCGTTCGTCGCGATCGTGGCCACGGCCTTCGGGGCGACACGCGTGCGGCCCTACATCACCGGCGACCCGACGATCATCTCCTCGGAGATCACCGAGAACGTATCCGGCACAGTCGATTTGTTCGACACCTCCATCACACACGAGTTGTCGATCGAGATCGGCGACGCCGAGTACGACGATATGATCTCCGCATACGAGAAGGACGGCGACAAGGAGTGGGTGGTCGCCGATGTGATCATCGACGGCACCCGCATCGACGACGTCGGTGTGCGCCTGAAGGGCAACTCGACCCTGCGTGGCCTGCAGGGCGAGAACGGTGAAGGACCGGACGGCTTCGGGCCCCCGGAAGGATTCGAACTGCCCGAAGGCTTCGAGTTGCCCGACGGTTTCGATCCGGCGCAAGGCCCACCCGGGATGGAAGGCATGGCTCAGGTGGACCCGGAAGATCCGACCTCGCTGCCCTTGCTGATCCGCTTCGACAAGTACGTCGACGGTCGCGCGTATCAGGGCATGACCGAACTGTCGGTGCGGCCCGGATCGCCTGTGATCAACGAGGCGATGGCGTTGTCGCTCACCGCCGAGACCGATCAGCCGACCCAGCGGTACGCGTACACGGTGTACTCGGTCAACGACAGCGCCACCGCGACGCGACTGGTGCTCGAGCATCCCGACGAGCAGTACGCCAACTCGCTGTTCGACTCCCCCGGCTATCTCTACAAGGCCGATGCGTCGTCGCGGTTCGAGTACGTCGGCGACGACCAGTCCGACTACGCCGACCAGTTCGAGGAGATCAATGCCGCCGATTCCGGGACGCTGCAACCGATCATCAGCTTCCTGAAGTGGATGGACTCCGCCGACGACGCCGAGTTCGACGCGCACCTCGCCGACTGGGTCGACGTCGAGTCCTTCGCCCGGTACGTCGCGACCCAGAACCTGCTCGTCAACTTCGACGACATGGCCGGGCCCGGTCAGAACTACTACCTCTGGTACGACCTCGACACGAAGAAACTGTCGGTGGTCTCGTGGGATCTGAACATGGCCATGCAGGGCGACACGACCGCCGGCCCCGACGACACCATCTCCATGATGGGCGGCACAGGGCCGGGTGGTCCCCCACAGGGCATGCCGGGCGGCGCGCCACCCGAGGGGATGCCTCAGGGCATGCCACCCGGAATGCCGGGAGGCGACGGTGAAGGTCGCGGCCCAGGCGGCGGCAATACCTTGAAGACCCGTTTCCTCGACTCCGACGCCTTCACGGAGATCTACCGCCAGGCGTATCAGGAGCTGTCCGAGCAGATCTACGGCAACGGTCTGGCGCTCGAGGTCCTCGACGAGGTGGCGGCGTCGGTGCCGACCTCCGACGGACTCACCGCCGCGGCGCTGCAGGAGAGCGTCGACTCGATGCGCTCGTGGATCGAGGAACGCACCCAGGCACAGCTTCAGTGGATCCAGCCCCGCTGAGCGGGGTCGGATCCACCGAAGTTACGGATACTGTCGGCCCATGACTTCCGAAGAGATCCTGCTCGTCGAGCAGCGCGATTCCGTCCGCATCCTCACCTTCAACCGCCCGGAGGCGCGGAATGCGCTGAGCTCGGCGCTCATCGATGCCCTGCGCACCGAGATCGCCGCCGCGGAGGTGGACGACGAGACGAACGTCGTGGTCCTCACCGGCACCGACCCGGCCTTCTGCGCCGGACTCGACCTGCAGGAACTCGGGGAGAGCGGAGGCAACCTGTCGCTGGTCTCCGGCGCCGACCTCCCTGTCGGTCATCCATGGAAGCCCATCTCCAAGCCGATCATCGGTGCGGTCAACGGTGCCGCCATCACCGGCGGTCTCGAAATGGCGCTCGCGTGCGACTTCCTCATCGCGTCCGAGCGCGCCCGCTTCGCCGACACCCACGCGCGCGTCGGTGTCCTGCCGGGGTGGGGACTCACCCAGCGCCTGCCCGCGGCGGTGGGTCCGGGCTTCGCGCGTCGCATGAGTCTGTCGGGCAACTTCGTCGGAGCCGAGGAAGCGTTGCGGGCGGGACTGGTGACACAGGTCGTCGCGCACGACGAACTGCTCGACACGGCGCTGGAGCTCGCCCGGACGATCGCCGGCAACGACCAGCCGGGTGTGCGGGCGCTGCTCGCGTCGTACCGCCGGGCCGAGGAGCACGTCGTCGAACCCGCTCTACGTGTGGAGCAGCAGACCTCGGAAGCGTGGATGCGGGAGTTCTCCCCGGCACGGGTCGCCGAGAGGCGGGCCGAGGTGATCGAACGTGGAAAGTCCCAAAACGCCGTGAATCCCAAGTCCTGAAACGGTCGTAATTAAAGGACATTTCGGGTTAATCGGACAGATTTATCACGGAAGGATAACAACTAGTGACGGGAGGTAACAGGCTCTGAGACCTTCGCGAAGTATGGGACGGAAGTGAACTTATCCCTGCGGATTTTTTACTTCTCTCGCCCGTTCGCGGGCGGGTCCATTCACATCAACACGGAGGTATTCCTATGCTGCTCGGTTCTCTCGCCGCCACCGTCGGTGCTGCCGTCGCCGGCCTTCTGACCCCGGTCCTCGGTCTGCTCGCGGGCCTCGGCATCATTCTCTGATATCCGCCCGGATCGACTCCGCGCCCGCACACCCCCTGCGTGCGGGCGCGGTTCGATCTATTCGGACGGATCCACCTCAGGAGTCCGGAAAACCGTGTCCTCGTGACGCTTCCCGGACATTCGCTTCTCCAATTCCTCTTTCTCCCGTTTCGCCATCTCGGGATCGACGTCCTCACCCGGGACGGGTCCGGGATCTGTAGCCGGCGCGCCCTGACCGGGATCGGCCGCGTCGATCTCGTTCGAGCCGGTGTTCTTGATCGGGAGAAAAGGTTCCATGCTTGCCATGGATACGGATTCCCGACACCGATGCGCGCAAACAATTACTCCGGCAACGGAACGTTCTGCAGTCGCAGCTGACCGCGAGCAAGGACCTTGCCGGTCGCGGTGTCGGTGATGATCACCAGCCACAGCTGCTGAGTCCTGCCCTGCTGCAACGGTTCTGCCGTGACCGACGCGCGGCATCCTGTCGTCGAGCGCAGGAAGTCGGTCGAGTTGTTGACGCCGACGGCGAACTGACCGCGCTCGAGTACCGCAGCGCTTGCGCCGATGCTGCCGGCAGTTTCGACGATGGTCGCGTAGAGCCCACCGTGCACGACTCCCCACGGGGTGTGGTGGTCGGGGCCCAGGTCGACGTATCCGGTGACCTTCGTTCCGGTGGCTTCCTCGACGACGAAGCCGCTCGCCTCGACGAAGCGGCTCGGCGGCTTCTGCCCGTAGTCCTCGATGGTCGGACGGGCCTCGGTAGTTCCGGTCATGACAACTCCTCGTTCACGCTGACTTCGATAACCACAGTTAGCCACCGCGGAGGTCTGACTGTCAAGGATTAAGTCAGCTACCCTGTTGGCATGCAGTGGCTCGACTACAGCACCGACAACTGCTCGGTCCAGCGCACGATGGACGTCATCGGCGAGAAATGGACGATGATCGTTCTCCGCGAAGTGTTCAACGGCGTGCGACGTTTCGAGCAGATGCGTCGGCACACCGGCATCTCCGACCCCGTGCTGTCGGCCCGGCTGCGCACCCTCGTAGACGCCGGAATCCTCGACACCGTCCCCTACCGCGAGGAAGGCCGCCGCACGCGCAACGAGTACCGGCTCACCGACAAGGGCCGCGATCTCTACCCGATCCTCGTCGCCCTGCTCCAATGGGGGGACAAGTATTGCGCCGACCCTGAGGGTCCGTCGCTGCTCATCGAACACCGCGACTGCGGCGCTCCGGTCGAAGCGGTCGTGCAATGCGCCCACGGCCACGGTCCGCTACGGCCGAGCGAATCGCAGACCCGGCCGGGTCCGACCGCGCGAAAACTCCCCGAGGGCACGAAAACATAACGAAGTGGATTTTCGATCCGCGGCAGTGTTTCGCGCCGAGGCGGTGGGTACTCCTGGCTCAGCGTCCCGGTGCGGACGCAGTCCGGATAACCGAACGACAGGAGGAACACATATGCACTTTGGGTCTCTTGCGCTCCTCGGCGGACTGCCTGCGAAACCGGGCATCGCCCACTGAGCCGGCGCACGCCGCGTCCGCATCCGTGATGGGTGCGGACGCGGTCGTATGTGCGATGAATTTTCTGTGCGATGAATTTCTCGGGCGGCGCGGGTCGGTATGGTCACCGACCCAGAAGGAGCCGACATGCCCGAATTCGTCACCCACTCGATCGACGTCCCCGGCGCGACTCTCGTCTACGACATCCGCACCGTCCCCGGCGACACCACCCCGCTGCTGCTCGCCGGATCCCCGATGGACGCGAGCGGCTTCACCAGCCTCGTCTCCTACCTCGACGACCGGACGGTGATCACCTACGACCCGCGCGGCACAGGCCGCGGCACACGCACCGACACGTCGATGCAGTCCACCCCCGCCCTGCACGCCGACGATCTGCACCGGATCCTCGTCGAACTCGATCTCGGTCCCGTCGACGTCTTCGCCAGCAGCGGCGGCGCAGTCAACGCGCTCGAACTCGTCTCGCGCTATCCGGAGCAGGTGCGCACGCTGGTCGCGCACGAACCGCCGATCGTCGAACTGCTGCCCGATCGCATCGGGGCCGAGGCGGTGCGCGACGACATCCGCGATACCTATCAGCGCAGCGGCCTCGGACCGGCCATGGCCAAGTTCATCGCCCTGGTCGGCTACGAAGGTGAGCTGACCTCCGATTATCTCGACCGGCCCGCTCCGAACCCGTCCGACTTCGGCCTGCCCACCGAGGACGACGGGACCCGCGACGACGTGCTGCTGGGCCAGAACTGGATGTCGTGCACGGGTTACCACCCCGATCTCGATGCTCTGGCGAACGCGTCCACGCACATCGTCGTCGCAGGTGGTCGCGAGTCGGTACGCCAACTGTGCGGCCGCGCCTCGGCAGCGCTCGCCGAGCGGCTCGGCACGACTCCGACGCTGTTCCCCGGCGATCACGGTGGCTTCATGGGCGCCTCAGAGGGTATGCCCGGCGATCCTGAAGCTTTCGCCGCCGTGCTCCGCGACGTGCTCCAACCGAGCCGCGTGTAATCCGTCCGATCCGCTCCCGCGCGCGTCGCGGTTCCCGCTTTCCGGAGGTCACCATGACCGAACCGCACTCCGGCCGTCCACCCGTGGTCGACCTCGCGACCTGGCAGGCCGCGCGCGACGAACTCCTCGTTCGCGAGAAAGCCCACACCAAGGAAGGCGACGCCATCGCCGCGGCGCGCCGACGACTCCCGATGGTGGAGTTCGACGGAACGGTCGAGGTGGTCGGGCCCGACGGCCCGGTCCCCTTCCTCGACCTCTTCCAGGGTCGCAACGAACTCGTCGTCTACAAGCACATGTGGTACGACGGCGCACCCCCGCAGGGGCAGTGCGAGGGGTGCACCACCACGGCCTGGCACGTCCGCGACGCCGTCTACCTCAATGCTCGCGGCGTGTCGCTCGCGTTCGTCACCACCGGCCCGTGGGAGGAGGTGGCAGCGTTCGTCGAGTTCATGGGCTACACGCAGCCCTGGTATTCGGTGCGCGACCTCGACGAACCCGTGGGCGGAGCGATGGGCTATCTCACCTCCTATCTCCGGGACGGAGACCGGACCTTCCTCACCTATTCCACGACGGGTCGCGGCACCGAACGCGCCAACAGCTCGGCCGGCCTGCTCGACATGACCCCGTACGGGCGCGGCGAGAGGTGGGAGGACAAACCCGAGGGGTGGCCGGAGGGGAACGACCCGTGCTGGTTCTGGCGCGCCGACGCCGACGGCAACGCGACATGGGGCGAGACGAGCCGCCCGGTGCCGCAGTGGACCCGGCCCGGTGCGACTCCCGTCGAGACCCTCGGGAGGCAGGGCAACTGGCACTGACCATCCGCGACCGGTACTGGTCACACCGACGGTGCCGCGCGCCTACCGTGGAACGAGGTGTTCCCGACGAAGGAGTGTGCGTGGCGGAATCGTCCGGGTCGAATCGTCCCGAGTCCGAATGGAACGGCCGGGATTGGTACGTGAACTTCGGCGAGCGCAGCCCGTCACGGAATTGGGACGACGGCCGCCGTTACGGCTTCGTCGCCGCCGGCGGTGGCCGCTGGTATTCGGATTCCTTGCAGGAGTTGCCCGTCGGTGGCCACGTCTTCGTCTACATCCCGAAGAGCGGATACGTGGGCATCGGCGTCGTGACCGGCCCGGCTGCTCCGGCCGACGAGGCGACGCTCGTCGTCGACGGCCGCCCGGTGCCGTTCCGCAGCCTCGATCTGAAGGCGCCGTACATCCACGAGAGCGAGGGCACGGACCCGCACGAGGACCACCGCGAGTGGATCGTGCCGGTGCAGTGGACGCACACCGTCGCGCGTGAGGATGCCTTCCGCATCCCGGGCCTGTTCGCGAACCAGAACTCGGCGTGCCGTCTGCGTCACCGCTTCACCGTCGACACCGTGACGTCGTTCTTCGAGAGCGATCCGGATCGGGAATCGGACTCCGCGCTCGCCTAACTCGAATCCGACGAGTGCAACCGCCACGGCACACTCGTCACCATCACCCCGGGCTGGAACAACAGGCGACTCTTGAGCCTCAGTGCGCTCTGATTGTGGAGCAGGTTCTCCCACCAGTGCCCCACGACGTATTCGGGGATGAAGACGGTGACCACATCACGCGGTGAATTGCCACGCACCCGCCTGACGTAGTCGAGCACGGGTCGCGTGATCTCCCGATACGGCGACTCCAGCACCTTCAGCGGAATCGTGATGTCGCTGGCCTCCCATTCGCGCACGAGAGCACGGGTGTCCTCCTCGTCGACGTCGACGGTGATCGCCTCGAGGGTGTCGGGATGGGTGGCCGAGGCGTACGCGAGCGCGCGACGAGTCGGGTGATGCAGTTTGGCCACGAGCACGATCGAATACGTGCGGCTGGGCAGCAGGCCGTCCCAGTTGCCGGCGTCGAGTTCGACGGCCACGCGTCGGTAATGGTGGTTCACGGCCCGCATCGTCACGAAGACGGCCACCATGGCGAGGATCGCGATCCACGCACCGGCAACGAATTTCGTGACGAGCACGATGACCAGGACGGTCCCCGTCATCACCAGACCCATACCGTTGACGACGCGCGAGCGCTGCATTCTCCGGCGGTGACGTGGGTCGGTTTCGGTGACCAACAGGCGGGTCCAATGACGCACCATGCCGGTCTGGCTCAACGTGAAGGAGACGAACACCCCGACGATGTAGAGCTGGATGAGATGGGTGACCTCGGCGTCGAACACCCAGACGAGCACGATCGCCGCGAGGGCCAGGAAGACGATGCCGTTACTGAACGCCAGCCTGTCGCCTCGGGTGCGCAGTTGCGTCGGCAGGTGCTTGTCCTGCGCGAGTATCGACGCAAGGACCGGGAAACCGTTGAATGCGGTGTTGGCGGCGAGGACGAGGATCAACGCGGTCACGGCGGTGACGAGGTAGAAGCCGAGGGGGAAGCCGGTGAAGACCGTCTCGGCGACCTGCGCGACCAGCGTCTTCTGATGGTATCCCTCCGGCGCCCCGAGCACTTGCGTCGCGGGGTCGGCGGCGACGACGACGCCCAGCCGCTCGGCGAGGACGATGATGCCCATCAGCAGCGTGATCGCGATGGCACCCAGCATCAGCAGCGTGGTGGCGGCGTTGTGCGATTTCGGTTTCCGGAAGGCCGGCACCCCGTTGCTGATGGCCTCCACTCCCGTCAGGGCCGCGCATCCCGACGAGAACGCGCGGGCGAGAAGAAACGCGAAGGCCAGTCCGGCCAGGTGTGATTGTTCGGCGGCCAGTTCGTAGTGCGACGACTCGGCGCGCAGCGGGGCGTCGAACACGACGAGACGCACGAAACCCCAGACGAGCATCACCCCGATGCAGAACATGAATGCGTAGGTGGGGATGGCGAAAGCTGTGCCCGCTTCGCGGAGTCCCCGCAGATTGACCGCGGTGAGGAGAGTGATCGCGACGATCGCGAACAGCACCTTGTGGTGTTCGACGAAGGGGATCGCCGACCCGATGTTCTGGGCCGCCGACGAGATCGACACGGCGACGGTCAGCACGTAGTCGACGATGAGCGCGCTGCCCACCGTCAGGCCGGCCATCGCTCCGAGGTTCTTCGTCGCTACCTCGTAGTCGCCACCCCCGGACGGGTAGGCATGCACGTTCTGCCGATAGCTCGCGACCACGACGACCAGGACGACGGCGACGGCGAGACCGATCCAACCGGAGAACGCGTAGGCGGACAGGCCCGCCACCGACAGCACGAGGAAGATTTCCTCCGGTGCATAGGCGACGGACGACAGGGCGTCGGACGCGAACACCGGCAGGGCTACGCGTTTCGGCAACAGAGTGTGGCCGAGGGTGTCGCTGCGCAGCGGCCTTCCCAGCAACATCCGTTTGGTGACGTTGTCACGGCCCTTGT harbors:
- a CDS encoding polyphosphate polymerase domain-containing protein, with the protein product MCAVGVNNGFQQTASKLHAFNRYEIKYFVDEMKVPELRRELAARMDTDPHSPHGGYPVTSLYYDTPDLRFYWEKIEGLKFRRKVRMRLYGDPAACTDDTPVQVEIKQRVNRVTQKRRTALPYCVALRWLNGREDIECDDSQRPFVNEVSGLVGNLDLRPIVTTGYLREAFVGRDADLGLRVTIDHKVHGRDRDFHFASGAENRFIIPPKLAIVELKANERVPYWATDLTARLDMSVIRVSKYCQSVEAFGLAPRSRFGAPELVLPDGFDARVPADLLSTEPIPVR
- a CDS encoding DUF4956 domain-containing protein; protein product: MNFDFQDLSGTFTTFDIVVSLALSFVLSSVIAWVYRYTHKNVSYSQSYVQTLVLVGMVIALIMLVVGSNIARAFALVGALSVVRFRNAIKETRDVGFIFLVMAIGMTTGTRFYVLAIAATVAICLVLLIMNKFNWFKLDVQRQVVKVQVPPEPAYTSTVEDVLIKHCSEYELVSTESVRAGALVELYYTAQLKKGTSSNDLIAALSAVNAGQRVSVLTGYDQTDL
- a CDS encoding CotH kinase family protein, which produces MTAPTPRRRLRHRIPTSLRRHWKLPVAFIAFVAIVATAFGATRVRPYITGDPTIISSEITENVSGTVDLFDTSITHELSIEIGDAEYDDMISAYEKDGDKEWVVADVIIDGTRIDDVGVRLKGNSTLRGLQGENGEGPDGFGPPEGFELPEGFELPDGFDPAQGPPGMEGMAQVDPEDPTSLPLLIRFDKYVDGRAYQGMTELSVRPGSPVINEAMALSLTAETDQPTQRYAYTVYSVNDSATATRLVLEHPDEQYANSLFDSPGYLYKADASSRFEYVGDDQSDYADQFEEINAADSGTLQPIISFLKWMDSADDAEFDAHLADWVDVESFARYVATQNLLVNFDDMAGPGQNYYLWYDLDTKKLSVVSWDLNMAMQGDTTAGPDDTISMMGGTGPGGPPQGMPGGAPPEGMPQGMPPGMPGGDGEGRGPGGGNTLKTRFLDSDAFTEIYRQAYQELSEQIYGNGLALEVLDEVAASVPTSDGLTAAALQESVDSMRSWIEERTQAQLQWIQPR
- a CDS encoding enoyl-CoA hydratase, translating into MTSEEILLVEQRDSVRILTFNRPEARNALSSALIDALRTEIAAAEVDDETNVVVLTGTDPAFCAGLDLQELGESGGNLSLVSGADLPVGHPWKPISKPIIGAVNGAAITGGLEMALACDFLIASERARFADTHARVGVLPGWGLTQRLPAAVGPGFARRMSLSGNFVGAEEALRAGLVTQVVAHDELLDTALELARTIAGNDQPGVRALLASYRRAEEHVVEPALRVEQQTSEAWMREFSPARVAERRAEVIERGKSQNAVNPKS
- a CDS encoding PaaI family thioesterase — encoded protein: MTGTTEARPTIEDYGQKPPSRFVEASGFVVEEATGTKVTGYVDLGPDHHTPWGVVHGGLYATIVETAGSIGASAAVLERGQFAVGVNNSTDFLRSTTGCRASVTAEPLQQGRTQQLWLVIITDTATGKVLARGQLRLQNVPLPE
- a CDS encoding winged helix-turn-helix transcriptional regulator, translating into MQWLDYSTDNCSVQRTMDVIGEKWTMIVLREVFNGVRRFEQMRRHTGISDPVLSARLRTLVDAGILDTVPYREEGRRTRNEYRLTDKGRDLYPILVALLQWGDKYCADPEGPSLLIEHRDCGAPVEAVVQCAHGHGPLRPSESQTRPGPTARKLPEGTKT
- a CDS encoding alpha/beta fold hydrolase, whose translation is MPEFVTHSIDVPGATLVYDIRTVPGDTTPLLLAGSPMDASGFTSLVSYLDDRTVITYDPRGTGRGTRTDTSMQSTPALHADDLHRILVELDLGPVDVFASSGGAVNALELVSRYPEQVRTLVAHEPPIVELLPDRIGAEAVRDDIRDTYQRSGLGPAMAKFIALVGYEGELTSDYLDRPAPNPSDFGLPTEDDGTRDDVLLGQNWMSCTGYHPDLDALANASTHIVVAGGRESVRQLCGRASAALAERLGTTPTLFPGDHGGFMGASEGMPGDPEAFAAVLRDVLQPSRV
- a CDS encoding DUF899 family protein, yielding MTEPHSGRPPVVDLATWQAARDELLVREKAHTKEGDAIAAARRRLPMVEFDGTVEVVGPDGPVPFLDLFQGRNELVVYKHMWYDGAPPQGQCEGCTTTAWHVRDAVYLNARGVSLAFVTTGPWEEVAAFVEFMGYTQPWYSVRDLDEPVGGAMGYLTSYLRDGDRTFLTYSTTGRGTERANSSAGLLDMTPYGRGERWEDKPEGWPEGNDPCWFWRADADGNATWGETSRPVPQWTRPGATPVETLGRQGNWH
- a CDS encoding APC family permease, producing the protein MVVAVTIHKGRDNVTKRMLLGRPLRSDTLGHTLLPKRVALPVFASDALSSVAYAPEEIFLVLSVAGLSAYAFSGWIGLAVAVVLVVVVASYRQNVHAYPSGGGDYEVATKNLGAMAGLTVGSALIVDYVLTVAVSISSAAQNIGSAIPFVEHHKVLFAIVAITLLTAVNLRGLREAGTAFAIPTYAFMFCIGVMLVWGFVRLVVFDAPLRAESSHYELAAEQSHLAGLAFAFLLARAFSSGCAALTGVEAISNGVPAFRKPKSHNAATTLLMLGAIAITLLMGIIVLAERLGVVVAADPATQVLGAPEGYHQKTLVAQVAETVFTGFPLGFYLVTAVTALILVLAANTAFNGFPVLASILAQDKHLPTQLRTRGDRLAFSNGIVFLALAAIVLVWVFDAEVTHLIQLYIVGVFVSFTLSQTGMVRHWTRLLVTETDPRHRRRMQRSRVVNGMGLVMTGTVLVIVLVTKFVAGAWIAILAMVAVFVTMRAVNHHYRRVAVELDAGNWDGLLPSRTYSIVLVAKLHHPTRRALAYASATHPDTLEAITVDVDEEDTRALVREWEASDITIPLKVLESPYREITRPVLDYVRRVRGNSPRDVVTVFIPEYVVGHWWENLLHNQSALRLKSRLLFQPGVMVTSVPWRLHSSDSS